A stretch of the Pedobacter sp. MC2016-14 genome encodes the following:
- a CDS encoding class I SAM-dependent methyltransferase translates to MKKQHIQDTFGNIDIYLFDQLLKGTYDQCHTILDAGCGTGRNLLYLLKSGANVFGVDQNAEAIAQLKRLSMSFPQVDPDENFKVASVEELPFAADTFDLVISSAVLHFAENLGHFEAMLNSMWDVLKPGGYFFCRLASEIGIESLVRFIGNGRYILPDGSERFLVNQEMLLRLTKKIGGELHEPIKTTNVQNLRSMTTWCVRKTKSS, encoded by the coding sequence ATGAAAAAGCAGCACATTCAGGATACTTTTGGAAATATTGATATTTATTTATTTGACCAATTGCTAAAAGGTACGTATGATCAGTGTCACACAATTTTAGATGCCGGTTGCGGAACTGGAAGGAACTTGCTGTACTTGTTGAAAAGCGGGGCAAATGTTTTTGGCGTAGATCAAAATGCGGAAGCCATCGCACAGTTAAAAAGGTTGTCGATGTCATTCCCACAGGTTGATCCGGATGAGAACTTTAAGGTTGCTTCAGTAGAGGAGTTGCCTTTTGCTGCTGATACCTTTGACCTGGTGATCAGCAGCGCGGTGTTACATTTTGCAGAAAACCTGGGGCATTTCGAAGCGATGCTGAATTCCATGTGGGATGTGCTCAAGCCGGGAGGATATTTTTTCTGCCGGCTGGCTTCTGAAATCGGTATCGAATCACTGGTCAGGTTTATCGGAAACGGGAGGTACATTCTGCCTGATGGTTCGGAACGCTTTTTGGTCAATCAGGAGATGCTGCTCCGACTGACTAAAAAGATTGGGGGGGAACTTCACGAGCCCATCAAAACCACTAATGTTCAGAACCTGAGAAGTATGACTACCTGGTGCGTGCGGAAAACGAAATCATCCTGA
- the hscB gene encoding Fe-S protein assembly co-chaperone HscB, whose product MDYFEFYGLPLSFNPDLKLVKQKFYELSKKYHPDFYINELIEKQDEVLELSTLNNKAYQVLSDAQKRLHYILVLKGLLVEGENHLLPQSFLMEMMDVNEALMELQFEPDAEKLNALKRDIDEVEEGLTQELNALTAEFDGKDAVEQEQALLVIKDLYYRNKYLLRIRESLAKMEAGS is encoded by the coding sequence ATGGATTATTTTGAATTCTATGGCTTGCCACTTAGTTTTAATCCGGATTTAAAGCTCGTAAAGCAAAAGTTTTACGAGCTCAGTAAAAAGTACCATCCAGATTTTTACATCAATGAGCTTATAGAAAAGCAGGACGAGGTGCTGGAGCTGTCTACACTTAACAATAAAGCTTACCAAGTATTGAGCGATGCGCAAAAGCGCTTGCATTACATTCTTGTTTTAAAGGGCTTGCTGGTAGAGGGGGAAAACCATCTGCTTCCACAAAGTTTTTTGATGGAGATGATGGATGTGAACGAGGCATTGATGGAGCTACAGTTTGAACCTGATGCGGAAAAGCTTAATGCTTTAAAACGTGATATAGACGAGGTGGAAGAGGGCTTGACACAAGAACTCAATGCCTTGACTGCTGAATTTGATGGTAAGGATGCTGTTGAGCAGGAGCAAGCTTTGCTGGTTATTAAAGATCTGTATTACCGCAACAAGTATTTGTTACGGATCCGCGAAAGCCTGGCTAAAATGGAAGCGGGGAGTTAG
- the rseP gene encoding RIP metalloprotease RseP — protein sequence MNGLIMAAQLLLGLSILVVLHELGHFIAARAFGIKVEKFYLFFDAWNVKLFSYKKGDVEYGIGWLPLGGYVKIAGMIDESMDTEQMAQPVQDWEFRSKPAWQRLVVMLGGVFVNIVVGIFIFWMLMFKYGETYIANSSVTRGINPGEIGQEIGLKKGDRVVAVNGKKVIRFDELISSKVLLGNTTLTVLREGKAQEIKVPDNILNKVSDLGIEAFISRTPLLSTRIDSVPPTLAAAKAGLKVGDQIETINAVPVKYDVDVRQEIQKYKGKTVAFGINRAGEVKDFNVAVDTAGKIGILFDASEIKEETIKYGFFEALPIGAAQAWKTFADNGKGIWKVLTGKIKPNKAFSGPVEIARKVYGGEWIWARFWASTAFISIALAFMNLLPIPALDGGHVVFLLIEMVKGKPLGDKFMERAQIVGFVMLLCLMVFVLGNDIFKAFFK from the coding sequence ATGAACGGACTGATTATGGCTGCCCAGTTGCTGCTGGGATTATCAATATTAGTAGTCTTACACGAGTTAGGACATTTTATAGCGGCGCGTGCCTTCGGTATTAAAGTAGAAAAATTTTACCTGTTTTTTGATGCCTGGAACGTTAAGTTGTTCAGCTATAAAAAGGGCGATGTAGAATACGGTATAGGATGGTTGCCATTGGGAGGCTATGTAAAGATAGCCGGTATGATTGACGAGTCTATGGACACGGAACAAATGGCACAGCCTGTACAGGACTGGGAATTTCGTTCTAAACCAGCCTGGCAGCGATTGGTAGTAATGCTTGGTGGGGTGTTTGTAAATATTGTAGTGGGGATCTTTATATTCTGGATGCTCATGTTTAAATATGGCGAAACTTACATTGCCAACAGTTCTGTAACCAGGGGAATTAATCCAGGAGAGATTGGTCAGGAAATTGGACTTAAAAAAGGGGATAGGGTAGTTGCCGTAAACGGTAAGAAGGTGATTCGTTTTGATGAGCTGATCAGTTCTAAAGTATTGTTGGGTAATACTACGCTGACTGTTTTACGTGAGGGAAAAGCACAGGAAATTAAGGTTCCGGATAACATTCTGAATAAAGTTTCTGATTTGGGTATAGAGGCTTTTATTAGTCGCACGCCATTATTGTCTACCCGTATTGATAGTGTGCCGCCTACTTTGGCTGCTGCAAAGGCCGGTCTTAAAGTGGGTGATCAAATTGAAACCATTAATGCTGTGCCTGTAAAGTACGATGTAGATGTAAGGCAGGAGATTCAAAAATATAAGGGTAAAACTGTTGCTTTTGGAATTAACCGAGCTGGCGAGGTAAAAGATTTTAACGTTGCGGTTGATACGGCTGGTAAAATCGGAATCTTGTTTGATGCCAGTGAGATTAAGGAAGAAACGATCAAATACGGTTTTTTTGAGGCTTTGCCTATTGGTGCTGCACAGGCATGGAAAACCTTTGCCGATAATGGTAAAGGGATATGGAAAGTGTTAACAGGTAAAATTAAGCCGAATAAAGCTTTTTCTGGTCCTGTTGAGATTGCACGTAAGGTTTATGGTGGGGAGTGGATTTGGGCCAGGTTCTGGGCTTCTACCGCATTTATCTCTATCGCGTTGGCATTTATGAATTTACTTCCTATTCCTGCCTTGGATGGTGGCCATGTGGTTTTCTTGTTGATTGAAATGGTTAAAGGAAAACCTCTTGGAGATAAGTTTATGGAGCGTGCGCAGATTGTAGGTTTTGTAATGCTGCTTTGCCTGATGGTTTTTGTATTGGGTAACGACATTTTCAAAGCATTTTTTAAGTAG
- a CDS encoding VOC family protein encodes MKAINPWINFNGNAEEAFHFYKSVFGGEFTKIIRFKDLASDEFPVPEKEADKIMYISLPIGRNNVLIANDVPEIMGRTNENENRSKIAINAESREEAEKVFNGLSAGGDVEGPIGDTPWGTYAGMFRDKYGIEWIVEFDPNDNG; translated from the coding sequence ATGAAAGCAATCAATCCCTGGATCAACTTTAACGGAAACGCAGAAGAAGCCTTCCATTTCTATAAATCAGTTTTTGGCGGAGAATTCACAAAGATCATTCGTTTCAAGGATTTAGCAAGCGATGAATTTCCAGTACCAGAAAAGGAAGCAGATAAAATCATGTATATTTCTTTACCTATAGGAAGAAATAATGTATTGATCGCAAATGATGTTCCCGAAATAATGGGAAGAACAAACGAAAATGAGAACCGTTCTAAGATAGCCATAAATGCAGAAAGCCGAGAGGAGGCAGAGAAAGTTTTCAACGGCCTATCGGCCGGAGGTGATGTAGAAGGGCCCATCGGCGACACTCCTTGGGGTACATACGCCGGAATGTTCAGAGACAAATACGGAATTGAATGGATTGTGGAATTTGACCCCAACGATAACGGGTAA
- a CDS encoding cobalamin-independent methionine synthase II family protein, whose protein sequence is MSAFRNTVVGSYPRPEKLQDTMKRPVMSRDEVDHYIDWAVKDQASLGLDTITDGEGYRENMYYYYQKRIDGITFEDMPQVTFGTAGFGIECPRVIAELRNPRFDLAQNWKIARDAAPANVEVKLTVTGPHVLYRFSVNERKDLYPDAQSLCRAWANVLREEIAEAIALGCRHVQFDEPMWTESPEESLWAAGILAELIEELPKNVRIGLHVCGGNPRRKRVYFTKYTDIVEAFKRVPVDELLLEHCTLSYNMLELFDLWDFKGDLAIGVIDQRSDELESVEEIRERLKPALEYFPAERLILTSECGFGHVPIDITHAKLKRLVEATKLL, encoded by the coding sequence ATGTCAGCATTTCGAAATACCGTAGTCGGCAGTTACCCACGTCCGGAAAAACTACAAGATACCATGAAAAGACCAGTTATGAGCAGAGATGAAGTAGATCATTACATTGACTGGGCAGTAAAAGACCAGGCCAGCCTTGGTCTGGATACCATTACCGATGGTGAAGGGTACCGGGAAAACATGTATTATTATTACCAAAAACGCATAGATGGGATCACATTTGAAGATATGCCACAGGTTACTTTTGGTACGGCTGGTTTTGGAATAGAATGCCCAAGGGTAATCGCAGAACTCAGGAACCCACGCTTTGACCTTGCCCAAAACTGGAAAATAGCACGTGATGCAGCCCCTGCAAATGTAGAAGTGAAACTAACCGTTACCGGCCCACATGTACTTTATCGTTTTAGTGTAAACGAGCGCAAAGATCTCTATCCTGATGCGCAGTCGTTGTGTCGTGCCTGGGCAAATGTTTTAAGAGAGGAGATTGCCGAAGCAATAGCGCTTGGCTGCCGACATGTACAGTTTGATGAACCTATGTGGACAGAATCGCCAGAGGAAAGCCTATGGGCTGCCGGCATTCTGGCCGAACTGATTGAGGAGCTACCTAAAAATGTACGTATAGGATTACATGTGTGTGGTGGTAACCCAAGGCGAAAAAGGGTTTACTTTACTAAATATACAGACATCGTGGAAGCTTTTAAAAGGGTGCCTGTTGATGAACTTTTACTTGAACATTGTACTTTAAGCTACAATATGCTGGAACTATTTGATCTATGGGATTTTAAAGGCGACCTTGCCATTGGTGTGATAGACCAGCGCAGTGACGAGTTGGAATCTGTGGAAGAAATACGCGAACGCTTAAAACCAGCCCTGGAATATTTTCCTGCCGAACGGTTAATATTGACAAGTGAATGCGGATTTGGTCACGTACCGATTGACATTACCCATGCAAAATTGAAACGCCTGGTTGAGGCTACTAAATTGTTATAA
- the metA gene encoding homoserine O-succinyltransferase: MPVKIPNNLPAIELLKKENIFVMSDLRADTQDIRPMRVLILNLMPLKISAETDFVRLLSNNPLQVEVEFLRLDSHTSKNISEEHLEMFYKGFGEIKGNFYDGLIITGAPVEMLKFEEVSYWKEITQIFDWARKHVTSTLYICWASQAALYHFYGVEKKPLNEKLSGVFKHTATEKGHSLLRGFDDEFFIPHSRHTTILKSDLADKEGLHILSESADAGVAIVCSRGGREFYLTGHSEYAPLTLHEEYVRDREKGLDVPVPKNYYRDNNPDNAPLVCWTSHANLLFNNWLNYFVYQETPYDLEDVGKLGEIVQNG, translated from the coding sequence ATGCCAGTTAAGATTCCGAATAATCTGCCAGCGATTGAGCTTTTAAAGAAGGAAAATATATTTGTAATGAGTGATCTGAGAGCGGATACTCAAGATATCCGCCCAATGCGCGTGCTTATCCTTAATCTGATGCCTCTTAAGATATCTGCTGAAACGGATTTTGTTCGTTTATTATCTAACAATCCTTTACAGGTTGAAGTTGAATTTTTAAGGCTCGATTCCCACACTTCTAAAAATATATCTGAAGAACATCTGGAAATGTTCTATAAAGGTTTTGGCGAAATAAAGGGAAACTTTTATGACGGTTTGATCATTACAGGTGCTCCTGTAGAAATGCTGAAGTTCGAGGAAGTAAGCTATTGGAAGGAGATCACTCAAATCTTTGACTGGGCTAGAAAACACGTTACCTCAACGCTATATATTTGCTGGGCCTCTCAGGCTGCGCTTTATCATTTTTATGGGGTAGAAAAAAAGCCATTAAACGAGAAATTGTCCGGGGTTTTCAAGCATACTGCCACTGAAAAAGGGCACTCCTTGTTAAGAGGCTTTGATGACGAGTTCTTTATTCCTCATAGCAGACATACCACCATATTGAAATCGGATTTGGCTGATAAGGAAGGTCTTCATATCCTATCAGAATCTGCGGACGCAGGAGTAGCCATTGTATGTTCCCGGGGCGGGCGTGAATTTTATCTTACTGGTCACTCAGAATACGCTCCGCTCACCCTTCACGAGGAATATGTAAGAGACCGGGAGAAAGGTCTTGATGTACCTGTACCGAAAAACTATTACCGGGACAATAATCCGGATAATGCACCATTGGTGTGTTGGACAAGTCATGCGAATTTACTCTTCAATAATTGGCTCAACTACTTTGTTTATCAGGAAACACCTTATGATCTAGAAGACGTGGGTAAATTGGGCGAGATTGTTCAAAATGGTTAA
- a CDS encoding GNAT family N-acetyltransferase, with product MIKLASFKPADFKKLISWMDSEELLVQVAGPIFTFPLTEEQLFTYLEDQNRHVFRVVDTGSNQTIGHAEIYITEEQTAKICRILIGDPSSRGKGLGQELISLLVNYSINILKIPHIELNVYDWNTKAIKCYEKVGFRINPEKFSTMEVKGNTWLSLNMVFEGLRLAKQP from the coding sequence ATGATAAAATTAGCCTCATTTAAGCCAGCAGATTTCAAAAAATTAATATCCTGGATGGACAGTGAAGAATTACTGGTTCAGGTAGCGGGGCCCATATTTACGTTTCCGCTCACGGAAGAACAGCTTTTCACTTATCTGGAGGATCAAAACCGGCATGTGTTTAGAGTAGTTGATACCGGCTCAAACCAGACCATAGGTCACGCGGAAATTTACATAACAGAAGAACAGACTGCAAAGATATGCCGGATTTTGATAGGCGATCCCTCCTCCAGAGGAAAAGGACTGGGACAGGAATTGATCAGCCTGCTGGTAAATTATTCCATCAATATCCTTAAAATCCCACATATAGAGCTTAATGTTTATGACTGGAATACCAAGGCCATTAAATGTTATGAAAAAGTTGGCTTTAGGATCAACCCTGAAAAATTCAGCACCATGGAGGTGAAGGGAAATACCTGGCTGTCTTTAAATATGGTTTTTGAGGGGTTAAGGCTAGCTAAGCAGCCATAA
- a CDS encoding SIR2 family protein: MKVSFLLGAGFSYNAGLPLVKDISDKFLRQPLYDHILWFSSGESKWTDWANKAEQHNGKIHWRGLEIAFFLEFVIRHYLNVNGLAELNYEKFYFYLLSLKTKDRETYEDLLQSAQQQYAEVFKKDDADFLSIPDYEFFSCFYHLIEDLLWVRSDREELYTAYKPYSDFFMAEDVEINIFTLNHDLLLEMLFEHYDIDYSDGFSTDRSTLVDDNGTKLKVFNGDFQKRLNLLKLHGSIDFYQYRYVREENSHKGADYFKTLDFHAKHTANDIDENGKVIQNFTPQIIPQFITGENKLEMIRNDKMYKLLYSNFKEHLKDCDKLIIVGYSFGDAHINTVLESSLPNIEEVLHIDPYAIFPFRHDGYKKINPLTEKVQL; the protein is encoded by the coding sequence ATGAAAGTTAGTTTTTTATTAGGAGCCGGTTTTTCTTACAATGCTGGCTTGCCACTTGTTAAAGATATCTCTGATAAGTTTTTGCGGCAACCACTATACGATCACATTCTTTGGTTTAGTTCCGGTGAATCAAAATGGACAGATTGGGCGAACAAGGCCGAACAACACAATGGCAAAATACATTGGCGCGGACTCGAAATTGCTTTTTTTCTTGAATTTGTGATTAGACATTACCTGAATGTAAATGGATTAGCAGAGCTTAATTATGAGAAATTCTATTTTTACTTGTTATCCTTAAAAACAAAAGATAGAGAAACCTATGAAGATCTCTTACAAAGTGCGCAGCAACAGTACGCGGAGGTTTTTAAAAAGGATGACGCAGACTTTTTGAGTATTCCAGATTATGAATTTTTTTCCTGTTTCTACCATCTTATAGAAGACTTATTATGGGTTAGATCAGACCGCGAGGAACTTTATACAGCATACAAACCATATTCGGACTTTTTCATGGCAGAAGATGTGGAGATTAACATCTTCACTTTAAATCATGATCTTTTATTGGAAATGCTCTTTGAGCATTACGATATTGATTATAGTGATGGATTTTCTACTGATCGCAGTACCCTTGTCGATGATAATGGAACTAAACTAAAAGTATTTAATGGTGATTTTCAAAAAAGGCTTAATTTGTTAAAACTTCATGGCTCAATAGATTTTTATCAATATCGCTATGTCCGGGAGGAAAATAGCCATAAGGGAGCTGATTATTTCAAGACATTAGATTTCCATGCAAAACATACCGCTAATGATATTGACGAAAATGGAAAAGTAATTCAAAATTTTACTCCTCAGATAATTCCGCAATTCATTACAGGTGAAAATAAGCTAGAAATGATTCGAAATGATAAAATGTACAAATTATTATATTCAAATTTTAAAGAGCATTTGAAAGATTGTGATAAGCTGATTATTGTCGGTTATTCATTTGGTGACGCTCATATTAACACAGTTTTAGAATCCTCCTTGCCAAATATTGAAGAGGTGTTACATATCGATCCTTACGCTATTTTTCCTTTTAGACATGATGGTTACAAAAAGATAAATCCATTAACTGAAAAAGTTCAATTGTAA
- a CDS encoding 1-deoxy-D-xylulose-5-phosphate reductoisomerase, with translation MKNISILGSTGSVGTQALEVIRANPALYTVAALTAQSNAELLVAQALEFRPELVVICNENHYAAVKDGLSGTGIKVLAGEAALCEAASLPAAEMVLTAIVGAVGLRPTIAAIEAKKDIALANKETLVVAGELITQLAREHGVTIVPVDSEHSAIFQCLVGEDYESIEKIYLTASGGPFRGRDRDFLLGVTKAQALKHPNWVMGAKITIDSASLMNKGLEVIEAKWLFDLEMDQIDVIVHPQSIIHSIAQFKDGSMKAQMGLPDMKLPVHYALAYPQRASSEFPRFNFMDYPELSFYKPDMENFRNLGLAYDALRRGGNMPCIINAANEVVVEAFLQDKIGFLEMSDVIEHCMGEIPFVSAPGLNNYLETDQHTRIFAASLVTK, from the coding sequence TATATTAGGCTCTACAGGCTCTGTTGGCACACAAGCCCTTGAGGTGATCAGGGCAAATCCGGCCTTGTATACCGTTGCTGCACTTACTGCTCAATCTAATGCAGAGTTATTGGTTGCCCAGGCTTTGGAGTTTAGACCAGAACTTGTAGTGATCTGTAATGAAAACCATTATGCTGCGGTTAAAGATGGACTTTCTGGTACGGGCATCAAAGTGCTGGCTGGGGAGGCTGCTTTGTGTGAAGCGGCAAGCCTTCCGGCTGCAGAAATGGTACTTACTGCTATTGTAGGTGCTGTGGGTTTACGGCCTACTATTGCGGCTATTGAGGCCAAAAAGGATATTGCACTGGCCAATAAAGAAACATTGGTGGTGGCGGGTGAACTGATTACGCAACTTGCCAGGGAGCACGGGGTCACCATAGTTCCGGTAGATTCTGAACATTCGGCAATTTTTCAGTGCCTGGTAGGGGAAGATTATGAAAGTATTGAAAAAATATACTTAACGGCATCTGGTGGACCTTTCAGGGGCCGGGACAGGGATTTTTTATTGGGTGTAACCAAGGCCCAGGCTTTAAAGCACCCCAACTGGGTTATGGGGGCTAAGATTACGATAGATTCTGCTTCGCTGATGAATAAGGGACTAGAGGTAATTGAAGCGAAATGGTTGTTTGATCTGGAAATGGATCAGATTGATGTTATTGTGCATCCACAGTCTATTATTCATTCTATTGCACAATTTAAAGACGGCTCTATGAAAGCGCAAATGGGCCTGCCTGATATGAAGTTGCCTGTTCATTATGCCCTGGCTTATCCGCAGCGGGCGTCCAGTGAATTCCCGAGGTTTAATTTTATGGATTATCCTGAGCTGAGTTTTTATAAGCCCGATATGGAAAACTTCCGCAATCTGGGACTTGCATACGATGCTTTACGCCGCGGGGGAAATATGCCGTGTATCATTAATGCTGCAAATGAGGTGGTGGTGGAAGCTTTTTTACAGGATAAAATAGGTTTTCTGGAAATGAGCGACGTTATTGAACATTGCATGGGGGAGATTCCTTTTGTATCCGCTCCTGGTCTGAATAATTATTTAGAAACCGACCAACATACACGTATATTTGCCGCAAGTCTAGTAACTAAATAA
- a CDS encoding EamA family transporter has translation MKPLLRFYVAALTAYGIWGFFSLVLKPLHAYASVDILFYRVFLCAVVMSAIVLLFKRKVLKENVALFKSLSSVQKRKVLWLNIGGGVLLTANWFSFIYVMNHINVKATSLAYLVCPILTTLLAWVILKEKLSKQQWLAIFLSIVGCVILSYSNLMDMVFSLIIGLSYALYLIAQRQNTGFDKLILLSSQFLCAALLLLPFYPIYSATLPTAFDFYFYISIIAIGFTIIPLFLNLYALKGLNSSTAGMLLNLNPLIAFALAFFVFREEISLLQISAYVIIFAAVVVFNASSLFGKRKLRMVNA, from the coding sequence ATGAAACCTTTACTTAGATTTTACGTTGCTGCTTTAACAGCCTATGGGATATGGGGCTTTTTTAGTCTTGTATTAAAGCCTTTGCATGCTTATGCTTCGGTTGATATCTTATTTTATCGCGTGTTTTTGTGTGCTGTTGTGATGTCGGCCATCGTTCTTTTGTTTAAGCGTAAAGTTTTAAAAGAAAATGTGGCTCTATTTAAAAGCTTATCGTCGGTTCAAAAGCGTAAAGTACTGTGGTTAAATATTGGGGGAGGAGTGCTTTTAACGGCAAACTGGTTTTCCTTTATTTATGTGATGAACCACATTAATGTTAAAGCTACATCGTTGGCTTATCTGGTTTGCCCCATTCTAACTACTTTACTGGCCTGGGTTATTTTGAAGGAAAAATTGAGTAAGCAGCAATGGCTGGCTATCTTTTTAAGTATTGTGGGCTGCGTTATACTGTCTTACAGTAATTTGATGGATATGGTGTTTAGCCTGATTATAGGGTTATCTTATGCCCTTTATTTGATTGCCCAGCGGCAGAATACAGGTTTCGATAAACTCATTTTGTTAAGTAGTCAGTTTCTTTGCGCTGCTTTGTTGTTGCTCCCTTTTTATCCGATATATAGCGCCACATTGCCTACGGCATTTGATTTCTATTTTTACATATCGATCATTGCTATTGGTTTTACAATAATTCCGCTTTTTTTAAACCTATATGCCCTAAAGGGGCTCAATTCCTCAACTGCCGGAATGTTGTTAAATTTAAACCCACTTATTGCGTTTGCGCTTGCTTTTTTCGTTTTTCGGGAAGAGATCAGCCTTCTGCAAATTTCTGCCTATGTGATCATCTTTGCCGCAGTTGTAGTTTTTAATGCTTCTTCTCTTTTTGGGAAAAGAAAATTGCGCATGGTTAATGCTTAA
- a CDS encoding toll/interleukin-1 receptor domain-containing protein: MRDTIFISHATPEDNEFTVWLASRLELLGYKVWIDKKELLGGETFWETIESVIKINAVKFLLVYSKNICYPDSEEIKGGIQKEIDFAKDVIKNETLNDFFIILHMDDSGYNLFPGAKDLNQIPFNENWAEGLTALQKKLVRDNVPVTDIHELDEAAKWYLNNYLVKNPIIEKKELYYTNWWSVKSMPKSFFIMRYKNEKQANKVAADNENYLLVKDANCVTTFNKRLHTKIIDSFGNTSILPYEVFEITISELLQGYEKESFPSFRDAENHFKKLFKRTLHLFFKNKQLYWYDLSNKNMAYYHTYTSLPTSKVTFDFPYRENARPKTKNLLGKHLEVGKWHFAISAKPALSPFLGFHLRSHLIFTKSGYGAIDDKDLQHTHRRKKGKRMFNEEWRDLLLAFIKSLGDSEGEIILKTGTETDIVMKPSLEMFWSDYGYFDPKDLKRQELFIDDEREDFIQEQE, translated from the coding sequence ATGAGAGATACAATTTTTATAAGTCATGCTACTCCTGAGGATAATGAATTCACTGTTTGGTTAGCTTCTAGACTTGAGTTATTAGGGTATAAGGTCTGGATTGATAAGAAAGAACTTTTAGGAGGCGAAACTTTTTGGGAAACAATTGAATCAGTTATTAAAATAAATGCAGTAAAGTTTTTATTGGTTTATTCTAAAAATATCTGTTATCCAGATAGCGAAGAAATAAAAGGAGGTATTCAAAAGGAGATTGATTTTGCAAAAGATGTTATTAAGAATGAAACACTAAACGATTTCTTTATTATCCTGCATATGGATGATTCAGGGTATAATCTTTTTCCAGGGGCAAAAGATCTTAACCAAATACCCTTTAATGAAAATTGGGCTGAAGGACTAACTGCACTTCAAAAAAAGCTAGTAAGAGATAATGTCCCAGTGACAGATATTCATGAATTGGATGAAGCTGCTAAGTGGTATTTAAATAATTATCTTGTAAAAAACCCCATTATTGAAAAAAAGGAGCTTTATTATACAAATTGGTGGAGTGTCAAATCTATGCCAAAATCGTTTTTCATCATGCGGTACAAAAATGAAAAACAAGCGAATAAAGTAGCTGCGGATAATGAAAACTATTTGTTGGTTAAGGATGCCAATTGTGTTACTACCTTTAATAAAAGACTTCATACAAAAATTATTGACAGTTTCGGTAATACCTCTATTTTACCTTATGAAGTATTTGAGATTACAATAAGCGAATTGCTCCAGGGATATGAAAAAGAAAGTTTTCCGTCTTTTCGCGACGCCGAAAATCATTTTAAAAAGCTTTTTAAGCGTACCTTACATCTCTTTTTTAAAAACAAGCAATTGTATTGGTATGATTTGTCAAATAAGAATATGGCCTATTATCATACTTATACCAGCTTACCAACATCTAAAGTAACCTTCGATTTTCCATACCGTGAAAACGCCCGCCCCAAAACAAAAAACTTACTTGGCAAACATTTAGAAGTTGGAAAATGGCATTTTGCAATCTCGGCAAAGCCTGCATTGTCGCCATTCCTCGGTTTCCATTTGAGAAGCCATTTGATCTTTACTAAAAGTGGATATGGTGCAATAGATGACAAAGATCTTCAGCATACACATAGGCGTAAAAAGGGCAAACGAATGTTTAATGAGGAATGGCGTGATTTACTTCTTGCCTTTATTAAAAGCCTTGGTGACAGCGAAGGTGAAATCATTCTAAAGACAGGTACAGAAACAGACATTGTGATGAAACCGTCACTGGAAATGTTTTGGTCAGATTATGGGTATTTTGACCCTAAAGATTTAAAGCGTCAAGAGCTTTTTATAGATGATGAAAGAGAAGACTTTATCCAAGAGCAAGAATAA
- a CDS encoding DUF3817 domain-containing protein, giving the protein MNTLSIFKKIAVAEGISYLALLLIAMPLKYFAGMPLAVKYTGWAHGLLFVLYVMLVIMCWMEYKWKIGKTILVLFASLLPFAPFIVEKRLHEGADDQVKA; this is encoded by the coding sequence ATGAATACACTATCCATTTTCAAAAAAATAGCTGTTGCTGAAGGTATTTCATACCTGGCGCTATTGCTGATTGCTATGCCCCTTAAATATTTTGCAGGAATGCCATTGGCGGTTAAATATACAGGTTGGGCGCACGGTTTACTTTTTGTATTGTATGTGATGCTGGTTATCATGTGCTGGATGGAATATAAATGGAAAATAGGGAAGACCATCCTGGTGCTCTTTGCTTCTTTATTGCCCTTTGCTCCTTTTATAGTTGAAAAGCGCTTGCATGAAGGTGCTGATGATCAGGTGAAAGCATAA